One Glycine soja cultivar W05 chromosome 7, ASM419377v2, whole genome shotgun sequence genomic window, TGATGTAACTTAGTATCTGATCTTGTGTCTGATTTCGGCTCAGCTGGTTCTGCATCCAAACAACAGCCATCTCACACGCAGGACAAGCAGCACCATGATGACCACCCGATGATTTTCTTTCATTCTCATCCACAACACTCTTGATCCCCACACTGAAGGGAGGAaggaacaaataataaaatgaaaattttacaaaatatattaaactatTTAAATAAACGACCAAAGATTCAAGGAACTAAAATATCTTTGGGACTCACTCAACACCACGAGTCCCATCAAAAGCACACAATCCAATTCGGGAACAGATCTTCTTCGGCTGTGTCTAAAAGGTGTCAAGTGAAAAAATCAGATCTTTCAAACATACCCACTCATGATCATAGGCAAGAATCTAATAAACCAAAATATGCGGGGAGAACAAATTACAAATGGTACTCACTTCAGACAAAAGCAAATCCAATATTGTTTGTCCATACTCTGCAACAACAGTCTTGCATTCTTGGCTCATAACTCCAGATGCTCCAATTGCATGGTTTATCATAGTTATTACAGTCTACAAGAACAAAACCCAATATGCGATCATAGAAACAAACTAGTCAGAAGCATTTGTTAGACCTTTTTCATATGCAATATAAACAATGCAATGAGAATTATCAATGTCTAAAGACCCcataattgttgaaattgatCATGAACTGACAGAGACAATATCTCACGGGAAAAGTCTGCATATAATATAACCATGTTAATTGAAtactatataaatattaatcagtCTATATCTATAAGCATTTATTCATACCGTTGGACCTGCCAACAAAGAAGTCCCTGAGTCTGCAATGGCTGAACAGCCATCAGCACAATATCCTGATAGACAATTACATCAGTCagtccaaataaataaaaattctgaCCCATTTACAAAAAATGCCAATGATGCATCATAGGAAGAACAAATTGGCATTTCTGCTAACACATTCTCTACATACCAGTGGGTTTACCGCCAATAAGTACATCTCCCATATCAaactgaaaacaaaaatgaaaattaacaagaagaaagaagtaaacaaagaaaacatcatcaagtattaaaataattataacctGCCAATATCCTTTTCTGGTCACAGGCACATAAGTGTGCTTTCCCTTATAGTGAGCAGGATCAACACCACCAAAAACAATCTCACCCCCTTCCTCTTCCTCCGGTTTGCGGTTGaaccaaaatgaaaatactggTTCCTTAATAAGACCTTGGTCAACCATGTTGTACCTGCGACAGGTAAGATCAATAAGCACATGGGGATTCAATAAACTTTTAAGAACAATAACAAGGGCAGCCTGGTTCTATAAGACTCTCACTATAGGAAGAGTTGGACCCAGTAGGACCCACTAGGGTCTGGAGAAAGCAATAAGCAGGACTTACCTTGCATTTGCAACAGGCTGATTCAATAAATACAATAAACTTCTAACAAAACGaggaatcaaaatttaaattgtaacaAATACCACACTGGAACAGCATTTCCAACTGATATCTCTTGAAATCCAAGTCCCAGTATACCATCAAACTTGGCTGCCAAAAATGTAACACCAGGCTCCCTAGTTGCTTCAATAAATTCCTGATGGGTATCAAAAGGCACTATACCAATTACTAATCAACATATTATGAAAGAAGCCCTCTCACACCCTCTATTGAAATAAACATTGATGATTAGCAGTTCAGCATTACCTGGTTCTTTACAAATATATCACCAACTCTGACACTGTCGTAGCTAAAGAAACCAGAAATTGCTCCGGTACCATATTGAATTGCAGCAGCAGTCCCTATATAACAGGGAGAAAAATATTATCACAGAGAAAGACATCATATCAGCATCCCTTTTACAGGTCCAGAATAGCAAGTGGGCAAAAATAGAAGAACATATAAACAAGCACAAGTCGCAAGTAGAGATATGCCAAAGCAAATTACAATACGTCATAAACTACAATCTTCCGACCAGGTTATTACCGTTAACCATATGATGGATGGTAAAATTTCAAACTTCAGCTCCATCATATGATAGAAGTAAATGTTGTTCACACCACACCCCACCCCGTTTCAGTAACTAGGAAAGGAATATATGTTTGTTCCTATTGATATTATACAGAAACGGGAAAGACACGACTTCAATCTACTCTGATAAATGAAAGAGTATCAGCCAGTTACTTAAACCTCAAAACTTCAgtttcttaatttataaaacGAGGGAACTTCTGCAAACAGTACAAGCTCAATCACGGACTAAAAGAATGAAGTTAACTTTTTAAAGCCTTATTAGAAATGAGGAGGAAGACAAACCATTTTTCTTGTAAGTACTTGATTTGCTAGACTTATACTTAGCATGGAAGTAGCATGCAACCTGAACCAAAATGCAATAAATAAGGAATTAAATTGATACATATTCACAAGTCATAAATAACAGattagtatataaaaaaattaaaaaataaaaactcaccGAGAAGGTACATTTAGATGATGGAACCCACAAATTAGAGCTGCCAGTGTCGAAAATGACAGTGAACTTTTGAGGAGATGTTCCAATAGCTATTTCACCATAGTACTGTGCATCCAAGTAATTCTTCAACGCGACAATATCGGTTTCCTCAGAGCCACCAAAGTTGTTTTGGAGATGAAACTTTCTAATGGAAGCCCGGAAAGAATCAACATCCTTGGACCCAATTCGAGCAGCAAGCCTGTTTTTAGGGTCCAATTTAATCTTCTTCAGCCCAATCCTACGCAGCCCATCATTCGGTGCACAATACACCGAAGAAAGTAACAGGCTTGACACTAACAAGCACAACGCGATCGCATTCATCCTGTTCCCCATGTTCTCCTATTCATCCAAATTAATAAAGTTCAATTGCAATTTGCTAGCACAAAAATAATTACTCAAAATTAGGGGATGTGAGGTTAACAAGTGAAAATGCTAAATATATTAGTACGAGGACgtcacaaaaaaataaaccgagaCATTTCAAAATCTCGTGTCAGTGCTTCTAATCTCTATAGTCTATTCCACCGTACCACTGCAAACAGAATAATGAAAATTgagttgtgtaaaaaaaaaacaccgaaTGGTATAAGaaccaaaaataataatcatgtgATCGATCATACCGATATggattaatacaaaaaaaaaatagtaattaatagaAAGAGACCTAgataatagaaattttgatttcaCGGAAAGAAGGGAAGCAAGAGAAAGTGATTTAAATTCGGGTGACATAAACAGAAAATCAGAAgcgattattatattata contains:
- the LOC114420190 gene encoding aspartic proteinase-like isoform X2; translated protein: MGNRMNAIALCLLVSSLLLSSVYCAPNDGLRRIGLKKIKLDPKNRLAARIGSKDVDSFRASIRKFHLQNNFGGSEETDIVALKNYLDAQYYGEIAIGTSPQKFTVIFDTGSSNLWVPSSKCTFSVACYFHAKYKSSKSSTYKKNGTAAAIQYGTGAISGFFSYDSVRVGDIFVKNQEFIEATREPGVTFLAAKFDGILGLGFQEISVGNAVPVWYNMVDQGLIKEPVFSFWFNRKPEEEEGGEIVFGGVDPAHYKGKHTYVPVTRKGYWQFDMGDVLIGGKPTGYCADGCSAIADSGTSLLAGPTTVITMINHAIGASGVMSQECKTVVAEYGQTILDLLLSETQPKKICSRIGLCAFDGTRGVDVGIKSVVDENERKSSGGHHGAACPACEMAVVWMQNQLSRNQTQDQILSYINQLCDKMPSPMGESAVDCGNISSLPVVSFTIGGRTFELSPEEYILKVGEGPVAQCISGFTAIDIPPPRGPLWILGDVFMGRYHTVFDFGKQRVGFADAA
- the LOC114420190 gene encoding aspartic proteinase-like isoform X1; the encoded protein is MCQENMGNRMNAIALCLLVSSLLLSSVYCAPNDGLRRIGLKKIKLDPKNRLAARIGSKDVDSFRASIRKFHLQNNFGGSEETDIVALKNYLDAQYYGEIAIGTSPQKFTVIFDTGSSNLWVPSSKCTFSVACYFHAKYKSSKSSTYKKNGTAAAIQYGTGAISGFFSYDSVRVGDIFVKNQEFIEATREPGVTFLAAKFDGILGLGFQEISVGNAVPVWYNMVDQGLIKEPVFSFWFNRKPEEEEGGEIVFGGVDPAHYKGKHTYVPVTRKGYWQFDMGDVLIGGKPTGYCADGCSAIADSGTSLLAGPTTVITMINHAIGASGVMSQECKTVVAEYGQTILDLLLSETQPKKICSRIGLCAFDGTRGVDVGIKSVVDENERKSSGGHHGAACPACEMAVVWMQNQLSRNQTQDQILSYINQLCDKMPSPMGESAVDCGNISSLPVVSFTIGGRTFELSPEEYILKVGEGPVAQCISGFTAIDIPPPRGPLWILGDVFMGRYHTVFDFGKQRVGFADAA